The following proteins are encoded in a genomic region of Zea mays cultivar B73 chromosome 9, Zm-B73-REFERENCE-NAM-5.0, whole genome shotgun sequence:
- the LOC103638656 gene encoding LOW QUALITY PROTEIN: premnaspirodiene oxygenase (The sequence of the model RefSeq protein was modified relative to this genomic sequence to represent the inferred CDS: substituted 4 bases at 4 genomic stop codons): MDEYIYQSLFLSVLAVALLQLVKMALKPRPRLPPGPWKLPVIGSMHHLVNVLPHRALRDLADVHGPLMMLQLGQTPLVVASSKETARAVLRTHDTNFATRPKLLAGEIVGYEWVDILFAPSGDYWRKLRQLCAAEILSPKRVLSFRHIREEEVMLRVEEIRAAGPATPVNLSVMFHSITNSVVSRAAFGKKRKNAAEFLAATKAVVGLSSGFNVPDLFPTWTTVLAKLTGMTRSLKEIHKTVDTILEEIIVERKRIRDEKIKGGDAAEDVDENLVDVLIGLQEKGGFGFQLTNSIIKAIILVNIYNTQFNMXXSYVYKEFKVELKPARFTTQKIVYKKEKSLSNVLLGLATXFKTGILVHLHYIQWQHVCIYAQDMFAGGTGTSGSAMEWGMSELMRNPPVMKKMQALIREAFRGKTAVTEGDLXASNLQYPKLVIKEALRLHPPAPLLVPRESIEECELDGYTIPAKSRVIINAWAIGRNPKYWDDAGEFKPERFEDGSRDFTGSSYEFLPFGSGRRMCPGFNYGLASMELAFVGLLYHFDWSLPEGVKDVDMGEAPGLGVRRRTPLMLCATPFVLVPA; the protein is encoded by the exons ATGGACGAGTACATCTACCAGTCGCTCTTCCTCTCCGTCCTTGCTGTGGCACTGCTGCAGCTGGTGAAGATGGCCCTCAAGCCGAGGCCACGGCTGCCGCCAGGGCCTTGGAAGCTGCCCGTCATCGGCAGCATGCACCACCTCGTGAACGTGCTGCCGCACCGGGCGCTGCGGGACCTGGCGGACGTCCACGGCCCGCTCATGATGCTGCAGCTCGGCCAGACGCCGCTCGTCGTCGCCTCTTCCAAGGAGACGGCGCGCGCCGTGCTCAGGACGCACGACACCAACTTCGCCACACGCCCCAAGCTCCTCGCCGGCGAGATCGTCGGCTATGAGTGGGTCGACATCCTCTTCGCCCCCTCCGGCGACTACTGGCGCAAGCTCCGCCAGCTCTGCGCCGCCGAGATCCTGAGCCCCAAGCGCGTGCTCTCGTTTCGTCACATCCGGGAGGAGGAG gTGATGCTGCGGGTGGAGGAGATCCGCGCGGCGGGCCCGGCGACGCCAGTGAACCTGAGCGTGATGTTCCACAGCATCACAAACAGCGTCGTGTCCCGGGCCGCGTTCGGGAAGAAGCGGAAGAACGCGGCGGAGTTCCTTGCGGCGACCAAGGCCGTCGTCGGCCTGTCCAGCGGCTTCAACGTCCCGGACTTGTTCCCGACGTGGACCACCGTCCTGGCCAAGCTCACCGGCATGACGCGCAGCCTCAAGGAGATCCACAAGACGGTGGACACCATCCTCGAGGAAATTATCGTGGAGCGCAAGCGCATCCGCGACGAAAAGATCAAGGGCGGCGACGCCGCCGAGGACGTCGACGAGAACCTCGTCGACGTACTCATCGGCCTGCAGGAGAAAGGCGGCTTCGGCTTCCAACTTACCAACAGCATCATCAAGGCCATCATACTGGTAAATATATATAATACTCAGTTCAACATGTAGTAGTCCTATGTATATAAAGAGTTTAAAGTTGAGCTCAAACCGGCACGTTTCACT ACCCAAAAAATCGTGTATAAGAAAGAGAAATCCCTTTCAAATGTATTGCTAGGACTAGCAACTTAGTTCAAaactggtat CTTGGTCCATCTCCATTACATCCAATGGCAACACGTGTGCATATATGCGCAGGACATGTTCGCGGGCGGGACGGGGACGTCGGGGTCGGCCATGGAGTGGGGGATGTCGGAGCTGATGCGGAACCCGCCAGTGATGAAGAAGATGCAGGCGCTGATCAGGGAGGCGTTCCGTGGGAAGACGGCTGTGACGGAGGGCGACCTGTAGGCGAGCAACCTCCAGTACCCGAAGCTGGTGATCAAAGAGGCCCTCCGGCTGCATCCGCCGGCACCGCTGCTGGTGCCCCGGGAGAGCATCGAGGAGTGCGAGCTGGACGGGTAcacgatcccagcaaagtcacggGTCATCATCAACGCGTGGGCCATCGGCCGGAACCCCAAGTACTGGGACGACGCCGGCGAGTTCAAGCCGGAGCGATTCGAGGACGGCTCCCGAGACTTCACGGGCAGCAGCTACGAGTTCTTGCCCTTCGGCTCCGGCCGGAGGATGTGCCCCGGCTTCAACTACGGCCTCGCGAGCATGGAGCTCGCCTTCGTCGGCCTGCTGTACCACTTCGACTGGTCGCTGCCCGAGGGCGTCAAGGATGTCGACATGGGGGAGGCGCCTGGACTCGGTGTACGCCGTCGCACGCCGCTAATGCTTTGCGCCACCCCGTTCGTCCTGGTCCCCGCCTAA